In the genome of Podospora pseudocomata strain CBS 415.72m chromosome 7, whole genome shotgun sequence, the window CTGCGAGAAAAGTACCTGGGAGAAACACCATGGTCAGAAGGGCAATCAATCGCATTTGATTGCCATCTCGACGTGTGGCTGAAGCTATCTTCATGTTTGTTCGGGTGTCTTGAAAGGCGATTTGATTCCACGACTACTCCGAACACCAATAAATTAGCGTGTACGACTCGATAAACGTGCGTGTCAACCTCCATGCTTCCCTGAGTGAATGAGACTTGGAAGCAGCCTATCCTTGCCTGTCATCCGTGGAAGAATCTGATATCACTTACCAGCTGGGCTGACAATGACACCCCATCGAGGACCATGGAACACTCTCTGAGTTTGCAGTCATATTCGCCAATGATCTCTCTGAGTCTCTTCTGtattcttcttccctcttctctgGCGTATTGATGCCATGATCCTAACGCTTTCAATTCGTCAGAAGTCTGATTGACCTCGTATATATCGTTGTGGCCGAAGGTGAGAGTCCTGCCCGAGTCGAAACTGTTTCCCAATTCCACTGAGCACGGCGATGACGAGTTAATCTCCTCGTGACGAGAAAGCGCCTCCAAAAAAATCTTCTCTAAATCTTGAATATGGGCATCCATTTTGCACAGCTGGGCCCGCCATGCAACAAGAGCAATTCTCAGCTGACTGACCTCAATCCACAGGTCAACCGAGTAGTTCTCGCGGGCCAGTTGGGAAGTCGGCAAGATCTCAGGTGACTTGCTCATGCTCTGGACGCGCTGAAGAAGCTTGAATAAGTGATCCTCAACCAGTTTCATATGTCGTGTTCTTTCGATCTCCGCAACGATACCGATCATCAGCAGAGGGTGCATCCAGGAATTCTCCGCGTTCTCTATGCGCCCTGCTATTTCTTCCGCAACATCGTCCGAACAACCAAAGACAACTCCAGACGTGAATCCTGTCTTTGGGTTGAAGACACAAGAAACTGCCAAATCTTCGGCCCAAAGACCAGATGTGCGACAGCAATAATCTGTAGGTAGATATTAGTTTCATAGCCTGGACAGTGACTTTTGCAGTTTACTCACAGATGTTTCTACCAGCGTGCGAGTAGAGATCTATCTCTTCAAAGAAAGACAAGTCCGATCTGCTGATGATACGCGCTGTGTCCCCATGCAGCGGAAGAGAGCTTGTAATCTGTTGGAAGGCTTCATAGGTAAAAGATAGTTTCCTGAGATGTGCTGGGTTATGCCGGGTGGCTTCATGACAGCTGGCGAGACTAAAGGAAGAGCCCCAGAGTTTAGCAAGTGTCATTCACGTTCTGCAAGACAATGCAAGCGGCAAAGAGCGCGATCTGGGTAACTTGCATGAAAGACAGTCCAGGCTTTTGGCTTTGATCCTTCGACTTGAATACGTGCGCCACCGTCAGTAAGTAGCCCTAAATGATTGCATACAgctgaagatggagatgtaCGTACCAGCTCGAGCCACTCGCGTACATCGCAATCTGCGTGTAATGGCCTCTCATCCAAATCCTGTTGTCTTCACATTCAGCATCGCCAAACAACACTGCGTTACAGGGCATAGGATCATACATCGCTGCCCCAAAACCGGCCAACTGCTTTGCTTCGTTGAGGCTTTTCCTGGTATGCAAAGAACTGTTCTAAATCCTCCTTGATGAACTTGGGGTCATTCAATGGCCAATCCATTATGATCTGTTTCTCGATGGTGTATATTCGGTGATTCGCAGCTACCCTGTTCAACACACCAATTCCAACTGTTTTGTTTGCAGGACTGTCCCGAAAGTCAGGTTCAATGATGACCGAGCGGAGGTTCGCTGAATGGTGCGCGAACCACAGTTGGGACAGGATGGCCTTAAGTTCCTTGATTGGATGCCACGGGATTGTCCGACCAATGATAACACTCCATGTCAGGTCATTCCAAGCGGCTCAGCCTGCATCAAGGCATTTTCTGGTTAGATCACTGTGCTACGACGGCCGAGAATATCTTGTTCAGCCACTGTTGGCTGCCTTGTTGGTGCAATGGACATTGCATCTGCAGTATCGAGCCAGCCCATGTACTCATTCTAAGCAGCGTATCATTGCAGGGCATCGGGCGTAGTTGGGCTCCAGGTTTGCCTGCGTTCTGAGGCGTGCTGGCAGCGCAACCGAAAGTGAAGTTTCCTTTGCTGCATAATTGTACATCAAAAATACCTAAATGCAGGCGGAATGTGAGGCTCCAATTTGTATATAAGTTGGGGCTCTTTCAATAAATCTTCTTATCCAGAATGCCTTGGAAGTCTGAGTCTTTCTCGCAACGTGCCCGCCATACGAAGCCTCTTTTCAGGCCGGGTTCGGTCTTCGGCACGGAACATCCTCGCCACTTCTTACCATCCGGGCTTAGCCAGTACTTTACACCTGGTTGATCCCCCCCCTCTGAGCCAGGGCTTTCAGCGCCCAACACAGGAGAGAAATGGCAGAGCCTCTCTGGGTTCGCCACGGGCCCATTCGCCTGAGGTACATCGACAACGACTACCTTGACTCGGAACTCAGAGCTCTTTTCGCTCAAGTTCAATTTTTCGTCGAAGTAAGCCTGGCAACGTGTTGTCGAAGTCTTGGGCTGCCCTCATACCCCCCTTCCTAAAGTTTGATCACTGCTCTCTTACTTCTTTCATCCACATGCATGCATTATGGCTGTCCTCTGACACACACTGTCCCGCCACCAGAttgagatgggggtttgttgggtcACACTGCCGCACCCTGAAGTTTTGACCGCGGTAAGTCCCCATGTTGCTGAGTTTCGACCATCTTTGCTGGtgaacaagaacaagcaaAATCACACAAACGCTTATCGTGTCGTACAAATTTGCAGGAACATATTCAGTATATCCAGAGCAGACAACCACATTACTCTCGTCGATCCCGAAGACCCAGACGTTGACGACTCTTCAGGACCTGAAGTATCTCTAGGCACGCTGGTCAGGGGCGGGGTACCACTGCGTAGGGGTCGAGTCCAGCAAATCGACACTCAAGGATTCAGTTGGGCACAGGACTGTTGCAAaacccccttcttttccttcgtCAATAATTACATACGAGACAGAAGCCAAATATGAAGGAGTGGCCTCCAAATATCTCTGTTATAcctaacgtacattataagcgagtcgcgcatataagcgagtcgcgcactctctgttaccctaccacaactatcctcaattacacaaccacaacactaggaaactacaataactgaatcagaaacagatgaatcagatgattctgcagcctcctggcatgtacgtgcattatggccaggcttgccgcacacaccacagcaccgaaccttcgtacgagctccccctgcattaccgccatcctgctgcgtttcttgcgctgcctccccacccacggccttctggtcaagtatatcctttgcatcttgcacagtaagtgatcctccgagccgcacacgtgttttttttggctctccggcgcttacttagtgcctcgttggccttgcggagtgaagtgttctctgcacgaaggagagccacctggtgcatcacagccattgtactcttagcaagctggtccacagcagccaacattgaagtcggggagctattttgatggttggcaatgcgagtcttgataagcgttgactgcgagtcagcttctcgggggttgtgtggtgtctggaagacccaaggttgtgcagtgccgggccgtgagtttggaggtgttggcgtacgaagctttacatctagcttggaaagcaccctctctggatcgtacggcgcaaggccagcacctgcaaagccaccctgtatattcttctctgttatagaggcaaaaaaggcctcgcggaaggcacagaggaactcgagcttgcttacgtggttgatatgcatgcgcatcaagtcctcgatctggcggccgtacgcctgcttcaatggccccaagcagccgacatcgagtggctggaggtagtgtgaagaatgcggaggcatgcagagcgtgatgatgttgttctgctggcagtagcgctcaaattcagtcgagtggtggctttcgtggccgtcgaggatcaacaaccggtatttgccctttgtgcgggacgctgtgtgatagtcgaagtgcttgatccaatctaggcctaccggattggtagtccagccattatcggtggttgcgatgcgccaggtagacggtaggttgcactcggtgtaccagttagcaaggtggtactgtgcggccaagatgatgaagggagggatagcccagccgagggcattgactccctggatcaccgttgcccattcgcggttgccaggctgggccagtttcgccttgctaaggccgtctgaggtcgtaactaccatgcccgcgaagataatacccatcataaacccagtctcgtcgaagttgtagacatcgtcatccacaataccgtacttggccttggtgttccgcacaagcgtgaaccactcgctgatgacctttggatcctcgcacttggccctctggtagtcgtatctacgtgtaaaacgcgtacggagctgtggctggcgtttgacgaagttgtgtgcccagagcttgccaacaggggcgcgtcgcgtacgcgtagcagttggttggccatatcttccacaccacgcaatcttggtggaaaagctcgcgcacatagctcaataacgtattgaataatagcatcctcttctgattgagtgagcttcttcgaattgggcgtggtgtcgcgtcgtgcaggccggccagcgcgtcggtcacggagggttgatggtggtacattatagagcttagctgcggctctgaggcgtaatttttcgtccttttggagagcttcaagggctaagattaccctcgcttcctttaaagtaggtggcatgttgggttgtagagaaaaatgatgttaagtgtagagagaacgcgtcgcaatggccagtgcgcgactcgcttatatgcgcgactcgcttataatgtacgttaccGAGCATAGATGAATCGAAAAAGTTGGAATGAACAGTGCATGTGGAAGCACACTAAATCGTTTTCACCAAGTTTCCGGATGCCCCAATCCGTGTTCCGGGCGATCCGTAGCCCTGACAGTAGTGCCCCGATTGACCGGAAGCTCCGCGTACCTACCTCCCACAGGGTACCCCTTCATCTCAACGACAATCGATGGCTTGATCTTAGCACTATAAGGAGTCGCCGTCAACATATCCGGAAGTTGGTCTAGCTGTGCACAAAGTGACATCAGCTTCTTGACAACATTGCCGCATTGGGCCCGTGTGTGATCCTGCTTTGACATGGAGGAGTCATGGGTCGTCCCGGTCCGTTTCCTCTTGAGCTCAACAACGATCATCTCACTCATAATAAAatcgagaagatgatgaatggtATCTGAGCAAGAGGGATGTGAGTGAAGCTCGCTGACAAACTATTCAGCCAGAAATTGTTAGCTTCTGGTCGGATTGGTGAAAAAGATAGCTGATGCTACCATGAGACAAGGCAACAAAACAACTGACCTCATGAATCTCCTGCTTAACTCGCGCAACCACAGTGCCGGCAGACCCATAATTGGGATTATCTTGCAAGATCTCGAAGAACTGATCTGTTTGCCAGTTGTTCATCAGTGGATTCTGAAGCTTCCGTTTCTTAACAAACTGTTCGACGAGAGGCCAGCCACCAAGATACCAGGCAATAAACTCAAGTAAAACGCAGCCGAATGACCAGATGTCGAAGGACTGAGAGATTGGAGAGGTTGTTATGTCGCATTCCGGCGGACGGTAGGTGGGCGTGGCTGGTGGTTTCATATCACGGAGGTACGTCTTCGTGTCGTTCCCATGATATCGGGTCAACCCAAAGTCGGTAATCACCAGTTTTCCCTTGTCGTCAGGCTTGGTTTTATCTCTGAAGAACAGTATGTTCTCCGGCTTGATGTCTCCGTGTCTGCCATATACTCGTTGCAACATCTTGCTCTCACCGAGGGTTGGCGTAGGTTTTGAGTGGTGGATTTGGTTAAGGCCTTGAGCTAGCCCCAAACACTGGTCCAGTACCCATTTCAACTTGATCTTCTCGAGTGGGTTTCCAGGGTCCGGTGAAATTTGCCACATGCTCTTGAGATCGCAGTCAGCCCAAGGAAAGATCATGCAACATTCGTCACCAAGCTGGTATGCTGCGAGCAAGGTGATCAAatggggatgaggacgacGGCTCAGACGGTTCAATATCTCGATTTCTTGTTCGAACTCCGTCTTTATGTCGTACTGAGAAACGACGGTGGCTTTGGAAACTACCACCTGCGGGTTGGCAACACCTGGCGTTCCGTTGGCAGGTGGGAAGAGGTCAGTATTGCTGGCGTCATCGGTTGAATGCGCTTTCAAGTGTTTGACGGCAAAGAGGTTGCTGGATACCATCTTGTTGAGGGTGGTAATAAGCCTCTTATTAGTGCGTGACTCCAAACGCTGGCGGGAAAAGGGCGCCTTACATGGTCTTCGAGTTGGTTGAagttgtgatgatgagggtggatCTTCACCTTTGAAACCCAGCTGTAGCCACCATCATACTGACGGTCCTCTGAGAGCCATGGTAATATGACTTTCTTTGGTAGCACATACAATCTCGCCGAGTGCCCTGGTCGTTTGGCGAAGTAAGGTACTAGCATAGTCCATTGCAGCTTCTCAAAGTCATCATGCTTAAGCTCGTCATCCCAATGGCGGAGAAAATCAAGCTTTTTGTTCTCCTGTCCCCGTAGCCGCATTTCCATCTGACCCTCGCCAACTGGAACAGCTGTCAATGGGAGATCGCCGTCACAGATGCCTCTATCAACGAAGTGGGTGATGTCCACTGCGCGGCTCATCCTGACCAGAAT includes:
- a CDS encoding hypothetical protein (COG:G; EggNog:ENOG50KOG0594) translates to MPDNDDTPPLPEDNNDSPPMPEDNDNTSLIPEEDDPLEKATEYDARSSQRDSPHYIAMRGETPSVFVNNVASPLDYDRAANNQGPLEGGRRSENPSSLRRSNSHASSARSEITVWDFGEELCDACHRDTLGEREEIPIVSPTSTSPALMVRLWSLRRPKNSPDHKLPHFFPWRSVEKLITPQEVICALQGARSGLADERIERYTDQICRPHKCTDDRVSNSGFRKIFAILVRMSRAVDITHFVDRGICDGDLPLTAVPVGEGQMEMRLRGQENKKLDFLRHWDDELKHDDFEKLQWTMLVPYFAKRPGHSARLYVLPKKVILPWLSEDRQYDGGYSWVSKVKIHPHHHNFNQLEDHMVSSNLFAVKHLKAHSTDDASNTDLFPPANGTPGVANPQVVVSKATVVSQYDIKTEFEQEIEILNRLSRRPHPHLITLLAAYQLGDECCMIFPWADCDLKSMWQISPDPGNPLEKIKLKWVLDQCLGLAQGLNQIHHSKPTPTLGESKMLQRVYGRHGDIKPENILFFRDKTKPDDKGKLVITDFGLTRYHGNDTKTYLRDMKPPATPTYRPPECDITTSPISQSFDIWSFGCVLLEFIAWYLGGWPLVEQFVKKRKLQNPLMNNWQTDQFFEILQDNPNYGSAGTVVARVKQEIHEFVSELHSHPSCSDTIHHLLDFIMSEMIVVELKRKRTGTTHDSSMSKQDHTRAQCGNVVKKLMSLCAQLDQLPDMLTATPYSAKIKPSIVVEMKGYPVGGRYAELPVNRGTTVRATDRPEHGLGHPETW
- a CDS encoding hypothetical protein (EggNog:ENOG503P168), translated to MDWPLNDPKFIKEDLEQFFAYQEKPQRSKAVGRFWGSDDLDERPLHADCDVREWLELSKDQSQKPGLSFILASCHEATRHNPAHLRKLSFTYEAFQQITSSLPLHGDTARIISRSDLSFFEEIDLYSHAGRNIYYCCRTSGLWAEDLAVSCVFNPKTGFTSGVVFGCSDDVAEEIAGRIENAENSWMHPLLMIGIVAEIERTRHMKLVEDHLFKLLQRVQSMSKSPEILPTSQLARENYSVDLWIEVSQLRIALVAWRAQLCKMDAHIQDLEKIFLEALSRHEEINSSSPCSVELGNSFDSGRTLTFGHNDIYEVNQTSDELKALGSWHQYAREEGRRIQKRLREIIGEYDCKLRECSMVLDGVSLSAQLSLFSMTFFNWDASEGEQIVSPYVWIYSVAVVPITAVVVGLWYYLTKRTRFSDTDCTYG